Proteins encoded by one window of Anguilla rostrata isolate EN2019 chromosome 9, ASM1855537v3, whole genome shotgun sequence:
- the LOC135263997 gene encoding homeobox protein BarH-like 2 yields MHCTAELRCVLPGQLTAGRRRYKTFMIDEILSKETCDYFEKLSTWPVGLFLPRPKLLQSYESSSLLPYPLISVIAHQDGGPGATRPSSPPSPARPPLPPPHSSPRTERRPSGETSINTSSSESETEQGSARQRKARRVRTIFSEHQLFALEKKFQRQKYLSTPDRSDLAMSLGLTPLQVKTWYQNRRMKWKKMVLKRGQKSPTKPKGRPKKNSIPSMEEIEEEERLAQQEKDLAHESMPEDMPQAENSKSHNPPLPEGSTQEQESTDQPGMLMGS; encoded by the exons ATGCACTGCACAGCCGAATTAAGATGCGTGTTACCCGGGCAGCTGACAGCGGGCAGGCGGCGATACAAGACGTTTATGATTGACGAAATTTTATCCAAGGAGACTTGTGATTACTTTGAAAAACTTTCCACATGGCCAGTTGGGCTGTTTCTTCCACGACCAAAACTTCTGCAGTCATACG AGTCCTCCTCCCTGTTGCCCTACCCCCTGATCTCAGTCATCGCACACCAGGACGGCGGCCCCGGAGCGACccgcccctccagccccccgtCCCCTgcccgtccccccctcccccctccccactcgaGCCCCCGCACCGAGCGCCGCCCGTCCGGCGAGACGTCCATCAACACCAGCAGCAGCGAATCGGAGACGGAGCAGGGCTCCGCCCGCCAGAGGAAGGCCCGTCGGGTCCGCACCATCTTCTCCGAGCACCAGCTCTTCGCCCTGGAGAAGAAGTTCCAGAGACAGAAGTACCTCTCCACGCCCGACAG ATCAGACTTGGCCATGTCTCTAGGACTGACTCCACTGCAGGTGAAGACCTGGTACCAAAACCGTCGCATGAAGTGGAAGAAAATG GTTTTGAAAAGAGGACAGAAGTCTCCCACTAAACCAAAGGGCAGGCCGAAGAAGAACTCCATTCCCTCCATGGAGGAAAtcgaggaagaggagagactGGCACAGCAGGAGAAGGATCTTGCACATGAATCAATGCCGGAGGACATGCCTCAGGCTGAAAACTCCaaatcccacaatcctccaTTGCCAGAGGGTTCCACACAAGAGCAGGAATCTACAGATCAACCAGGCATGCTCATGGGAAGCTAA